In Acidobacteriota bacterium, the genomic stretch TGGTGTGTTCACCTGCCAGCCCTTTGATCAAATTACGAACTTCGCTACGCTGCGTCGGGTCAAGCCCAACGGTCGGTTCGTCCAGGATCACCACGTCCGGGTTGTGAACGACGGCTTGCGCAATGCCTACGCGCTGTTTGAATCCGCGCGATAGCTTTTTGATCAGCCAGTCTTTGCGTTCCAGCAAATTGGTCAACCGCATGGATTCTTCGACGCGTTTGGCAACATCAGCGGAAGCAACGCCTTTGATCTGGGCGACAAAGTTCAGGTATGCGCCGACGGTCATGTCCGGGTACAGCGGCGGCGTTTCCGGCAAATAGCCAATGCGTTTGCGGACTTCGAGCGAATCTTCAAAGACATCAAACCCCGACACGCGGGCAGTCCCGCCCGTCGCAGGTAAATACCCCGTCAAGATTCGCATTGTTGTTGTTTTGCCTGCGCCGTTTGGACCAAGGAAACCGAGAATTTCTCCCTTTTCGACTTTGAAGGAGATGTCGTTTACAGCGCGCGCCTGACCGTAGCTCTTCGTCAGATGCTCAACTTCTATCAAGTCTGCCTCCGATTCTTTTACTCAGGATGTTCGCGGATAGTTGTGATGTTTTTCATCGCCCTGCTTAAACAGAACGAAGGAGCAGATTCTAGTCACCGCTCCGAGGGGCGTCAAGAGATGCAAAAAGCATGGAGTACAGGCTTTAGCCTGCTTAATTCATCAAGTTGAGAAACAGCAGGCTAAAGCCTGTACTCCAAACTCATTGCGCGAGGTCTTCAAAGTCTTCAAAGCTCGGCAATTCATTCAAATCTTTCAGGCCGAACTGGATCAGAAACTCTCTGGACGTGCCATACATCATCGGACGCCCGACGGTTTCCTTGCGGCCTTTGGTGACGATCAACCGTTTTTCCAGCAGGGTTTTGATTGCCGACGACGAACTGACGCCGCGAATTTCCAGAATCTCAGGGATCGTAATCGGTTGTTTGTAGGCGATGACGGCCAACGTTTCCAGTCCAGGCAGCGACAATCGTGCCGACGGGCGTGATTTCAGGTATTTGCGGATGAATTCGTGATTTTGCGGCCGCGTCGAAAGCCGCCAGCCTCCCCCAATTTCGCGGATTTCCAAACCGCTGTTGCGCGCTTCCAGGTCGGCAACCAATTCCTCCAGTGCGGCTCGGACGTCTTCTTCCGGAACTTCGCCCAGCACTTTGCAAAGCTGTTTGAAGGGCAGCGGTTCGTCCGCGACAAAGAGCAGCGATTCGATGACGGGCTTTAACTCATCACGCGTCGCCGTAATTTGTTCTTCGGCAGAACCTGGAGCGGTTTCGTCGCCTTCCGCCTCAAGGCTTTCTTCTAAGGCAGCATCTTCCGAAAACTTCGCCTCGCCGGTTTCCTCGTCAAACATATCCAGGATGGGAGGCAAATCCAAATTGGCCGCCAATTCCAGCCCGGCTGGCAGTTCTTCGGCGACTGCTTCCGGTTCAGGCGTCTGTTCTGCTTCGTCGGCCAGTTGTTCCGTCAACTCTTCGTTGGCTTCTATGTCCAGATCTTCTTCGTTGAAGGTTGTATTTTGAATCTCTTCGCTCATAGTCAGGGTAGCGCAACCTGCCAGGTTGCGTTGTTTGCTTCAATGCATTCTTTCAAGGTCACTGCGCAACCTCGGCAGGTTGCGCTACTTCTACGCCTTCGGTTGCCGGTTCCGTTTCCGGCAGGAAAATTGGCTCTGTTCGTTTGCGGGCGAAAATCTCACCGAACAATTCGCGCTGGGTCAGATGAATTTTGAACTCTTTGACCAGTTCCAGAAAAGCCAGAAAGGTCAAAATCAATT encodes the following:
- a CDS encoding ABC transporter ATP-binding protein, yielding MIEVEHLTKSYGQARAVNDISFKVEKGEILGFLGPNGAGKTTTMRILTGYLPATGGTARVSGFDVFEDSLEVRKRIGYLPETPPLYPDMTVGAYLNFVAQIKGVASADVAKRVEESMRLTNLLERKDWLIKKLSRGFKQRVGIAQAVVHNPDVVILDEPTVGLDPTQRSEVRNLIKGLAGEHTIILSTHILSEVETTCDRVIIINKGKIAAIDTPENLTSQLKGGERVKVFVRGEADNLQGTLQQIEGVSKVELEPGEHGSGTGAIIESELGLDLRSKIAATVVNKGFDLLELRAVTLSLEDIFMQLTTEEKAPEEKAA
- the scpB gene encoding SMC-Scp complex subunit ScpB, which translates into the protein MSEEIQNTTFNEEDLDIEANEELTEQLADEAEQTPEPEAVAEELPAGLELAANLDLPPILDMFDEETGEAKFSEDAALEESLEAEGDETAPGSAEEQITATRDELKPVIESLLFVADEPLPFKQLCKVLGEVPEEDVRAALEELVADLEARNSGLEIREIGGGWRLSTRPQNHEFIRKYLKSRPSARLSLPGLETLAVIAYKQPITIPEILEIRGVSSSSAIKTLLEKRLIVTKGRKETVGRPMMYGTSREFLIQFGLKDLNELPSFEDFEDLAQ